A genomic region of Rhizomicrobium sp. contains the following coding sequences:
- a CDS encoding type II toxin-antitoxin system RelE/ParE family toxin encodes MAWRIEFERAAERELGKLDPQTAKRILSFLHERVAPLDDPRSIGEALRGPLNPFWKYRVGDYRIVASIEDRVLRIVVVRIGNRREVYR; translated from the coding sequence ATGGCGTGGAGGATTGAGTTCGAGCGCGCGGCGGAACGCGAACTCGGGAAACTCGATCCGCAGACGGCGAAACGCATCCTAAGCTTCCTGCATGAGCGCGTGGCGCCGCTGGACGATCCGCGCAGCATCGGCGAGGCGTTGCGCGGGCCTCTGAACCCGTTCTGGAAATATCGCGTCGGCGACTATCGGATCGTCGCGTCGATCGAGGACAGGGTGCTGCGCATCGTCGTCGTGCGCATCGGCAACCGCCGCGAGGTCTATCGCTAG
- a CDS encoding aldehyde dehydrogenase family protein: MQDHLQFYIDGKWVDPVVPKTLEVENPATEEPFARISLGSKADVDKAVAAAKKAFVSFSQTTKAQRIELLQAIIAAYQKHIGEVAEAIHNEMGAPMWLAKAAQAPAALGHIGTTLKALTEFEFEVPRGKNRIRYEPVGVCGLITPWNWPINQIAAKVAPAIAAGCTMVLKPSEIAPLDAMLFAQVMHEAGVPAGVFNLVNGDGPSVGEALSHHPDIDMMSFTGSTRAGIQVSKAAAETVKRVALELGGKSANIVLEDADFGKAVQAQMGGLMVNSGQSCNAPTRMFVPRKKQDEIAGMVKVAMDNVKIGDGSPGSIGPVVSEAQYNKIQGLIQKGIEEGAKLVAGGLGRPEGVNRGYYVRPTLFSDVSNDMTIAREEIFGPVLAMIPYDSEAQAIAMANDSLYGLSGYVQSGSLEHARSVAAQLRTGNVHLNGAPVDVTAPFGGYKQSGNGREWGGEFGIEEYLEIKAVIGYEAA, from the coding sequence ATGCAGGATCATCTTCAGTTCTATATCGACGGCAAATGGGTCGACCCGGTCGTGCCCAAGACGCTCGAGGTCGAAAACCCCGCGACGGAAGAGCCCTTCGCGCGCATCTCGCTCGGCTCCAAGGCCGATGTCGACAAGGCCGTCGCCGCCGCCAAGAAGGCGTTCGTCTCCTTCTCGCAGACCACCAAGGCGCAGCGCATCGAGCTGCTGCAGGCCATCATCGCCGCCTACCAGAAGCATATCGGCGAGGTCGCCGAGGCGATCCACAACGAGATGGGCGCGCCGATGTGGCTCGCCAAGGCGGCACAGGCCCCGGCCGCGCTCGGCCATATCGGCACCACGCTGAAGGCGCTCACCGAGTTCGAGTTCGAAGTGCCGCGCGGCAAGAACCGCATCCGCTACGAACCGGTCGGGGTGTGCGGGCTGATCACGCCGTGGAACTGGCCGATCAACCAGATCGCCGCCAAGGTCGCCCCCGCCATCGCCGCGGGCTGCACCATGGTCCTCAAGCCGTCGGAGATCGCGCCCTTGGACGCCATGCTGTTCGCGCAGGTGATGCATGAGGCGGGCGTGCCCGCCGGCGTGTTCAACCTCGTCAACGGCGACGGGCCGAGCGTCGGCGAAGCGCTGTCGCATCATCCCGACATCGACATGATGTCGTTCACCGGCTCGACCCGCGCCGGCATCCAGGTTTCCAAGGCGGCGGCCGAGACGGTCAAGCGCGTGGCGCTGGAACTGGGCGGCAAGTCGGCCAACATCGTGCTGGAAGACGCCGATTTCGGCAAAGCGGTGCAGGCGCAGATGGGCGGGCTGATGGTCAATTCGGGCCAGTCCTGCAACGCGCCGACGCGCATGTTCGTGCCGCGCAAGAAGCAGGACGAGATCGCCGGCATGGTCAAGGTGGCGATGGACAACGTCAAGATCGGCGACGGTTCGCCGGGCTCGATCGGCCCCGTCGTGAGCGAGGCCCAGTACAACAAGATCCAGGGCCTGATCCAGAAGGGCATCGAGGAAGGCGCCAAGCTGGTCGCCGGCGGCCTCGGCCGTCCCGAGGGCGTCAACCGCGGCTACTATGTGCGGCCGACGCTGTTCTCCGACGTCAGCAACGACATGACCATCGCGCGCGAAGAGATCTTCGGACCCGTCCTGGCCATGATCCCCTATGACAGCGAGGCCCAGGCCATCGCGATGGCCAACGACTCGCTCTACGGCCTCTCCGGCTATGTCCAGTCGGGCAGCCTCGAACATGCGCGCAGCGTCGCGGCGCAGTTGCGCACCGGCAATGTGCATCTGAACGGCGCGCCGGTGGACGTGACCGCGCCGTTCGGCGGCTACAAGCAGTCGGGCAACGGCCGCGAATGGGGCGGCGAGTTCGGCATCGAGGAATATCTCGAGATCAAGGCCGTCATCGGCTACGAAGCGGCGTAG
- a CDS encoding peroxiredoxin, whose translation MKRLATGLLAAALFAAPALGALKPGDAAPDFTAPAALGGKPFTFALADALKKGPVVVYFYPKAFTTGCSLEAHAFAEAMPQFAALGASVIGVSHDDIATLEQFSTKDCASKFPVASDGDQHIMKAYDSVFARAPDLADRISYLIAPDGHVLAVHADLDYSKHVDTMLAALQSWKAAQH comes from the coding sequence ATGAAACGACTTGCCACGGGTCTGCTCGCCGCCGCGCTGTTCGCGGCCCCCGCGCTCGGCGCGCTCAAGCCGGGCGACGCGGCGCCGGACTTCACCGCGCCGGCGGCGCTGGGCGGCAAGCCGTTCACCTTCGCGCTGGCCGACGCGCTGAAGAAGGGGCCGGTGGTGGTCTATTTCTATCCCAAGGCGTTCACCACGGGCTGTTCGCTGGAGGCGCATGCCTTCGCCGAGGCGATGCCGCAATTCGCCGCCTTGGGCGCCAGCGTGATCGGCGTCAGCCATGACGACATCGCGACGCTGGAGCAGTTCTCGACCAAGGACTGCGCGAGCAAGTTTCCCGTCGCGTCGGACGGCGACCAGCACATCATGAAGGCCTATGACTCGGTGTTCGCACGGGCGCCCGACCTCGCGGACCGCATCTCCTACCTGATCGCGCCGGACGGGCATGTGCTCGCGGTCCATGCCGACCTCGACTATTCCAAGCATGTCGACACGATGCTGGCGGCGCTGCAGAGCTGGAAAGCCGCGCAGCACTGA
- a CDS encoding tetratricopeptide repeat protein, with translation MALIEAAGELGSALFMQEGREAEAAALLEEALALSRAQGDRATEIDGLLGLATARQYLGERDAAVALFEEGLRLCAETGFREQENFLLHHLGRCLVEMGRRDEARAAFEKALVLRRAIGNERFFASTQAALDDLAKM, from the coding sequence ATGGCGCTGATCGAGGCGGCGGGCGAGCTCGGCTCGGCGCTGTTCATGCAGGAGGGCAGGGAAGCGGAGGCGGCGGCGCTGCTGGAAGAAGCGCTGGCGCTGTCGCGCGCGCAAGGCGACCGCGCAACGGAGATCGACGGGCTCCTGGGACTCGCGACGGCGCGGCAATATCTCGGCGAGCGCGACGCGGCGGTGGCGCTGTTCGAAGAGGGCTTGCGGCTTTGCGCCGAGACAGGCTTTCGCGAGCAGGAGAATTTCCTGCTGCATCATCTGGGGCGATGCCTGGTCGAGATGGGACGGCGCGATGAGGCGCGGGCGGCGTTCGAGAAGGCGCTGGTGCTGCGCAGGGCAATCGGCAACGAGCGGTTTTTCGCTTCGACGCAAGCGGCGCTCGACGATCTGGCGAAGATGTAG
- a CDS encoding CmcJ/NvfI family oxidoreductase produces MSQPALKPDDTIHAAFNYAVDTGVKPVAQTGGKDGLERNSTTVIARRVVPVADARPLRATLSLDTAGFELADQPTRVKDFLDPDELRSVYYPETEALIAARSGAARVHIFDHTVRHGDADARAAKKLREPVKAVHNDYTDWSGPRRVRDFFPGAAADLLSRRVAIVQVWRAINAAVERDPLGIADARSIAPKDLIPTERRFPDRVGEIYQFTYNPAHRWFWFPRMHRDEALVFKVYDSMTDGRARWGAHAAFDNPLAPPDAPPRESIEIRAFAFY; encoded by the coding sequence ATGAGCCAGCCCGCCCTCAAGCCCGACGACACGATCCACGCCGCCTTCAACTACGCCGTCGACACCGGCGTGAAGCCGGTCGCGCAGACCGGCGGCAAGGACGGGCTGGAGCGCAACTCCACCACCGTGATCGCCCGCCGTGTCGTGCCCGTCGCCGACGCCCGCCCGCTGCGCGCCACGCTGTCGCTCGACACCGCCGGCTTCGAGCTCGCCGACCAGCCGACCCGGGTGAAGGACTTCCTCGATCCCGACGAACTGCGCAGCGTCTATTATCCGGAGACGGAGGCGCTGATCGCCGCCCGCTCCGGCGCGGCCCGCGTCCACATCTTCGACCACACGGTGCGCCACGGCGACGCCGACGCCCGCGCGGCGAAGAAGCTGCGCGAGCCGGTCAAGGCGGTGCACAACGACTACACCGACTGGTCGGGGCCGCGGCGCGTGCGCGATTTCTTTCCCGGCGCGGCGGCCGATCTTCTCTCCCGCCGCGTCGCGATCGTCCAGGTGTGGCGCGCGATAAACGCGGCCGTAGAGCGCGATCCGCTCGGCATCGCCGATGCGCGTTCGATCGCGCCCAAGGATTTGATCCCGACCGAGCGCCGCTTTCCCGACCGCGTCGGCGAGATCTATCAGTTCACCTACAACCCGGCGCATCGCTGGTTCTGGTTCCCGCGCATGCACCGCGACGAGGCGCTGGTGTTCAAGGTCTACGATTCGATGACCGACGGCCGCGCCCGCTGGGGCGCGCACGCCGCGTTCGACAACCCGCTGGCGCCGCCCGACGCGCCGCCGCGCGAGAGCATCGAGATAAGGGCGTTCGCGTTTTATTGA
- a CDS encoding prolyl oligopeptidase family serine peptidase, producing the protein MKLSSAIGAAVLVLATATAALALDPLAPAGAPPQPADIAPSPVTETLWGKPVTDAWRGMEKLDPATIGWMKAQGAYTTALLDAIPGRADLGKRVGAFTGSFGFIKSYATYGGREFYQERAPGADNYDLVVRDAKGTRKIVDIAKVMADHGGKPYAINYVLPSPDGAKVAVGLSEGGSEDAALTVYDAATGKPIAGPIDRAEFGPTSWSNDSKTLYFVRLKLLKPTDPGTEKYRDAMLDGWDLKSEPVPLYGSLAGHGPAFTPDETPALVFVPASPVAALISINGVQNEYKLWTAPAAKAADPAAWTMLADRADGITSLDVHGSTVFLLSHKDAPTFQVLSVEAGKPLAHAKVLVPATPDRVIKSVHAAADGLYVLATRGVYSELLRVDYKTGKAEAIALPVKGDVGDLFSDQRRPGVVLDLSSWVLPPTEYRYDPKTGKFADIKIGTRGDIDPADYVVSDLKAPARDGVLVPLSLVRPKSASGPGIVVVEAYGSYGISNLADFSSRRAVFLKENISYAVCHVRGGGELGDAWRLAGKDANKHNTWQDEIACGQYLVDQGITTKAQLAIMGGSAGGITMGRAMEERPDLFAVVLDAVPAANTIRMEFTPNGPDNIPEFGTVTTEDGFKNLWETDSVQHVEKGVAYPAVMISTGLNDPRVAPWVPAKFAAALLSVDPPNPVLLRIDAQAGHGIGSTRSQTDTLAADWIAFVKWRAGDPAWKPVFPPKP; encoded by the coding sequence ATGAAGCTGTCCTCCGCCATCGGCGCCGCCGTGCTGGTCCTCGCCACCGCGACCGCCGCGCTCGCCCTCGATCCGCTCGCGCCCGCCGGCGCCCCGCCGCAGCCGGCCGATATCGCGCCCTCCCCGGTCACCGAGACGCTCTGGGGCAAGCCGGTCACCGACGCCTGGCGCGGCATGGAAAAGCTCGACCCCGCCACCATCGGCTGGATGAAGGCCCAGGGCGCCTATACCACCGCGCTGCTGGACGCGATCCCCGGCCGCGCCGATCTGGGCAAGCGGGTCGGCGCCTTCACCGGCAGCTTCGGCTTCATCAAGAGCTATGCAACCTATGGCGGCCGCGAATTCTACCAGGAGCGCGCGCCCGGCGCCGACAATTACGACCTCGTGGTCCGCGACGCGAAAGGCACGCGCAAGATCGTCGACATCGCCAAGGTGATGGCCGATCACGGCGGCAAGCCCTACGCCATCAACTACGTCCTGCCCTCGCCGGACGGCGCCAAGGTCGCGGTCGGGCTCTCCGAGGGCGGCTCGGAAGACGCGGCGCTCACCGTCTACGACGCCGCCACCGGCAAGCCCATCGCCGGCCCGATCGACCGCGCCGAATTCGGCCCGACCTCGTGGAGCAACGATTCCAAGACGCTCTATTTCGTCCGCCTGAAGCTCCTGAAGCCCACCGATCCGGGCACCGAGAAATACCGCGACGCCATGCTCGACGGCTGGGACCTGAAGTCCGAGCCGGTGCCGCTCTACGGCTCGCTCGCCGGCCACGGCCCCGCCTTCACGCCGGACGAGACGCCGGCACTGGTCTTCGTGCCCGCCTCGCCGGTCGCCGCGCTGATCTCCATCAACGGCGTGCAGAACGAATACAAGCTGTGGACCGCGCCGGCCGCGAAGGCCGCGGACCCCGCCGCCTGGACCATGCTGGCCGACCGCGCCGACGGCATCACCTCGCTCGACGTCCACGGCTCGACCGTCTTCCTGCTCAGCCACAAGGACGCGCCGACCTTCCAGGTGCTCAGCGTCGAGGCCGGCAAGCCCTTGGCGCATGCCAAGGTGCTGGTGCCCGCCACGCCGGACCGGGTGATCAAGAGCGTCCATGCCGCGGCCGACGGGCTTTACGTGCTCGCCACCCGCGGCGTCTATTCCGAGCTCCTTCGCGTCGACTACAAGACCGGCAAGGCCGAGGCGATCGCGCTTCCCGTCAAGGGCGATGTCGGCGACTTGTTCAGCGACCAGCGCCGCCCCGGCGTCGTGCTCGACCTGTCCTCCTGGGTTCTTCCGCCCACGGAATATCGCTACGATCCCAAGACCGGGAAATTCGCCGATATCAAGATCGGCACGCGCGGCGACATCGATCCCGCCGATTATGTCGTCAGCGACCTGAAGGCGCCGGCGCGCGATGGCGTCCTGGTGCCGCTCTCACTGGTGCGGCCCAAATCGGCCAGCGGCCCCGGCATCGTGGTGGTGGAGGCCTATGGCTCCTACGGCATCTCCAACCTCGCCGATTTCTCCTCGCGCCGCGCCGTGTTCCTGAAGGAGAACATCTCCTACGCGGTGTGCCATGTGCGCGGCGGCGGCGAGCTGGGCGACGCCTGGCGCCTCGCCGGCAAGGACGCCAACAAGCACAACACCTGGCAGGACGAGATCGCCTGCGGCCAGTATCTCGTCGACCAGGGGATCACGACCAAGGCCCAGCTCGCCATCATGGGCGGCTCGGCCGGCGGCATCACCATGGGCCGTGCGATGGAGGAGCGTCCCGATCTCTTCGCCGTCGTGCTCGACGCGGTGCCCGCCGCCAACACGATCCGCATGGAGTTCACCCCCAACGGCCCGGACAACATCCCCGAATTCGGCACCGTGACCACGGAAGACGGCTTCAAGAACCTGTGGGAGACGGACAGCGTCCAGCATGTCGAGAAGGGCGTCGCCTATCCGGCGGTGATGATCTCGACCGGGCTGAACGATCCGCGCGTCGCGCCCTGGGTGCCGGCCAAGTTCGCCGCCGCGCTGCTCAGCGTGGACCCGCCCAATCCGGTTCTGCTGCGCATCGACGCCCAGGCCGGCCACGGCATCGGCTCGACGCGCAGCCAGACCGACACGCTGGCCGCCGACTGGATCGCCTTCGTGAAATGGCGCGCCGGCGACCCGGCGTGGAAGCCGGTGTTCCCGCCCAAGCCCTGA
- a CDS encoding dodecin family protein, which produces MAKTASSSGVYRVTEIIGTSPTSWEDAAKRAVETAAKTLRDLRVAEVHKLDMTVENGKVATYRARVSLSFKYEG; this is translated from the coding sequence ATGGCCAAGACGGCATCCAGCAGCGGTGTGTATCGCGTCACCGAGATCATCGGCACCAGCCCGACATCGTGGGAGGACGCGGCCAAGCGCGCGGTGGAGACCGCCGCCAAGACGCTGCGCGACCTGCGCGTGGCCGAAGTGCACAAGCTCGACATGACGGTGGAGAACGGCAAGGTCGCGACCTATCGCGCGCGGGTGTCGCTGTCGTTCAAATACGAGGGCTGA
- a CDS encoding response regulator, protein MPPTDSIRHVLVVEDEPLIRWCAAEMIEEAGYAIVEAENADAALRILEARDDIDCIFTDVDMPGSMNGLALARTAHDRWPPIKIIVTSGKRMLSRDQLPQGGRFLAKPYRASDILGALAKFAPWGALAA, encoded by the coding sequence TTGCCGCCAACCGACTCCATCCGCCACGTTCTCGTCGTCGAGGACGAGCCGCTCATCCGCTGGTGCGCCGCCGAGATGATCGAGGAGGCCGGCTACGCCATCGTCGAGGCGGAAAACGCCGACGCCGCGCTGCGCATCCTGGAGGCGCGCGACGACATCGACTGCATCTTCACCGATGTCGACATGCCCGGCTCGATGAACGGCCTGGCGCTGGCGCGCACCGCGCACGACCGCTGGCCGCCCATCAAGATCATCGTGACCTCGGGCAAGCGCATGCTCTCGAGGGACCAGCTGCCGCAAGGCGGCCGGTTCCTCGCCAAGCCCTACCGCGCCAGCGATATCCTGGGCGCGCTCGCCAAGTTCGCGCCCTGGGGCGCCTTGGCGGCCTGA
- a CDS encoding UPF0149 family protein, protein MTEHDADDPTPRDADLDLLSAYLHAPGVTDDVMTLSELDGFLTAVAIGPEPIGEEEWIPVIWNNTEPRFENSAQAVAVRRAIFARYDDIVREVEAGAYAPVFDVGDDDEPLPQGWAVGFMTGAALRLEAWSALFQSEEDDTIAYPILALCEDENGEPLLELSRKDREFLLAQSPDLIAQAVIDIADYWQQKNKPPPAGAIAVRTAPKIGRNDPCPCGSGRKYKKCCGQPADAARPRFHLGRDLRKTA, encoded by the coding sequence ATGACCGAACACGACGCCGACGATCCCACCCCGCGCGACGCCGATCTCGATCTGCTGTCGGCCTATCTGCATGCGCCGGGCGTGACCGACGACGTCATGACCTTGTCGGAACTCGACGGCTTCCTGACGGCCGTCGCCATCGGGCCCGAGCCGATCGGCGAGGAGGAATGGATCCCGGTCATCTGGAACAACACCGAGCCGCGCTTCGAAAACAGCGCCCAGGCGGTCGCCGTCCGCCGCGCCATCTTCGCCCGCTATGACGACATCGTGCGCGAGGTCGAGGCCGGCGCCTACGCCCCGGTCTTCGATGTCGGCGACGACGACGAACCCTTGCCGCAAGGCTGGGCCGTCGGCTTCATGACCGGCGCCGCCCTGCGCCTCGAAGCCTGGTCGGCGCTGTTCCAGTCCGAAGAGGACGACACCATCGCCTATCCGATCCTCGCCTTGTGCGAGGACGAGAACGGTGAACCCCTGCTGGAGCTTTCCCGGAAGGACCGCGAATTCCTGCTCGCCCAGTCGCCCGACCTGATCGCGCAGGCGGTGATCGACATCGCCGACTACTGGCAGCAGAAGAACAAGCCGCCGCCGGCCGGCGCCATCGCCGTCCGCACCGCGCCGAAGATCGGCCGCAACGATCCCTGCCCCTGCGGGTCGGGCCGCAAATACAAGAAGTGCTGCGGCCAGCCGGCTGACGCCGCCCGGCCGCGTTTTCACCTTGGGCGCGATTTGCGTAAAACTGCTTAA
- a CDS encoding arginine deiminase family protein has product MRVFDFDSAIVRTPGRSVVDGIRADAAAVPDYDTILKEHAAYVAALSAAGVSVDILPPLEAFPDSVFVEDPALVFGEGAILLRPGVAARLGEAEHLRQPLARHFDRVLELEGDEYADGGDVLVTPDAVLIGLSKRTTRKGAEALKHKLAQLGRDARIVETPEGVLHFKTASSLLSEDTVMVTRRLADTGAFAGLKILVVPDGEEGAANFLSVNDTVFVGDCYPRTLDALRAAGFAAKALPIGEVRKLDAGLSCMSLRWHTLS; this is encoded by the coding sequence ATGCGCGTCTTCGATTTCGATTCCGCCATCGTCCGTACGCCCGGGCGCAGCGTCGTGGATGGCATCCGCGCCGATGCGGCCGCCGTGCCCGACTACGACACGATCCTCAAAGAGCACGCCGCCTATGTCGCCGCGCTCTCCGCCGCCGGCGTCAGCGTCGATATCCTGCCGCCGCTCGAAGCCTTTCCCGATTCTGTTTTCGTCGAGGATCCGGCGCTGGTCTTCGGCGAGGGCGCGATCCTGCTGCGCCCTGGCGTCGCCGCGCGGCTGGGCGAGGCGGAGCACCTGCGCCAACCCCTGGCGCGCCACTTCGATCGCGTTCTGGAGCTCGAAGGCGACGAATATGCCGATGGCGGCGACGTGCTGGTCACGCCCGACGCCGTTCTCATCGGCCTGTCGAAGCGCACCACCCGAAAAGGCGCCGAGGCGCTGAAGCACAAGCTCGCCCAGCTCGGCCGCGACGCGCGCATCGTCGAGACGCCTGAGGGCGTGCTGCATTTCAAGACGGCATCCTCTCTCCTCAGCGAGGACACCGTGATGGTCACGCGCCGCCTGGCGGACACCGGCGCCTTCGCCGGCCTGAAAATCCTCGTCGTGCCCGACGGCGAGGAGGGCGCGGCCAATTTCCTGAGCGTCAACGACACCGTCTTCGTCGGTGACTGCTATCCGCGCACGCTCGATGCGCTGCGCGCCGCCGGCTTCGCCGCCAAAGCCCTGCCCATCGGCGAGGTCCGCAAGCTCGACGCCGGCTTGTCCTGCATGTCCCTGCGCTGGCATACCTTGTCCTGA
- a CDS encoding BrnT family toxin — protein sequence MEFSGFDWDDGNRSKCRKHGVSAAAIEALFAAGLTILPDDAHSQTEKRFRAIGRTGQGRAIFVVFTLRERDGGRLIRPISARYMHRKEVEHYEKACRP from the coding sequence ATGGAATTTTCGGGCTTCGACTGGGATGACGGCAACCGGTCCAAGTGCCGGAAGCATGGCGTTTCGGCCGCCGCCATCGAAGCCCTGTTTGCCGCGGGTTTGACGATCCTGCCGGACGATGCGCACTCGCAGACGGAGAAGCGCTTTCGCGCCATCGGGCGCACCGGGCAAGGCCGGGCGATCTTCGTCGTATTCACATTGCGCGAGCGGGATGGCGGCAGGCTGATCCGTCCGATCAGCGCACGGTACATGCACAGGAAGGAAGTCGAGCACTATGAGAAAGCCTGCCGCCCTTAA
- a CDS encoding BrnA antitoxin family protein, translating into MRKPAALKKLPALKSDRAAERFVDQADLTQYDLAGGEFVRFELKPKDKSVNLRLPGQLLDAVRLRAKRAGVPYQRFIRMALEQAVRK; encoded by the coding sequence ATGAGAAAGCCTGCCGCCCTTAAGAAACTGCCGGCGCTCAAGAGCGACCGGGCGGCGGAGCGGTTCGTCGACCAGGCGGATCTGACGCAATACGATTTGGCGGGCGGCGAGTTCGTCCGCTTCGAGCTGAAGCCGAAGGACAAGTCGGTCAATCTGCGGCTGCCGGGCCAATTGCTGGACGCGGTTCGGCTGCGCGCGAAACGCGCCGGCGTGCCGTATCAGCGATTCATCCGCATGGCGCTGGAACAGGCGGTGAGGAAGTAA
- a CDS encoding HigA family addiction module antitoxin translates to MAARNYSDFKTPLPHPGEHLREEYLPGFGLSPGALAKAMGLKDRTRIERLVRETQPMTPDTALRLAKVFGTSADFWMNLQAQHDLSAAAIAARDELKGIRPLKPAAA, encoded by the coding sequence ATGGCCGCCCGCAACTATTCCGACTTCAAGACCCCGCTGCCCCATCCGGGCGAACATCTGCGCGAGGAGTATCTTCCCGGTTTCGGCCTGTCGCCCGGCGCCTTGGCGAAGGCGATGGGCCTGAAGGATCGCACCCGCATCGAACGGCTGGTTCGCGAGACCCAGCCGATGACGCCCGACACCGCGCTGCGCCTTGCCAAGGTTTTCGGCACGTCAGCGGACTTCTGGATGAACCTTCAGGCCCAGCACGACCTGTCGGCCGCCGCCATCGCGGCACGCGACGAGCTGAAAGGCATTCGCCCGCTGAAGCCCGCGGCGGCATAA
- a CDS encoding CopG family transcriptional regulator, producing the protein MSKSASDASVFEPADDAAEEKALEAAEAQVAAGKFVSHDAVRRWLLSWGKPNELPPPKCGE; encoded by the coding sequence ATGAGCAAATCGGCTTCCGACGCATCCGTTTTCGAGCCTGCCGACGACGCGGCGGAAGAAAAGGCGCTCGAAGCGGCGGAGGCGCAGGTCGCGGCGGGCAAGTTCGTTTCGCATGACGCGGTGCGCCGCTGGCTGCTTTCGTGGGGCAAGCCGAACGAATTGCCGCCGCCGAAGTGCGGCGAATAA
- a CDS encoding type II toxin-antitoxin system RelE/ParE family toxin encodes MRRIIWSPLAVDDLRGIRDYIGQFNPSAAMRFAARLFETAESLAEFSERGRPIGGGRRELVIVWPYVIRYRVEPERVVILRIRHGAQKPLP; translated from the coding sequence GTGCGGCGAATAATCTGGTCGCCGCTCGCGGTCGACGACCTGCGCGGCATTCGCGACTATATCGGGCAATTCAATCCATCGGCGGCGATGCGCTTCGCGGCGCGTCTCTTCGAGACGGCGGAGAGCCTCGCGGAATTCTCCGAGCGCGGCCGGCCCATCGGCGGCGGCCGGCGCGAGTTGGTGATCGTCTGGCCTTACGTGATCCGCTACCGCGTCGAGCCCGAGCGCGTCGTGATCCTGCGCATTCGCCACGGCGCCCAGAAGCCCCTGCCCTGA